The window AATCTTTCCTTCTAAAGGATTGCCCCCTTTAATAATGAATTTTTCCACAGTTTCTTCCTACTATAACTCTCTCCATTTGGGAAAGATCTTTTTTTACTTCGATGATCGAAAAGCCCTGTTCATGCAAAAATTGACTCACTTTTGAAAACTGCCCGTCTCCAATTTCAAGGATGCAGTAACGACATCGGTTCTTTGCCTGTCCTATGAATTTTTTAATGAGCTCTAATCCTTCTTTCCCGCCGTCCAAAGCTATAGCCGGTTCAAATTGTATTTCAGCAGAGAGTCGAGGGAGAGTTTCAGAGGGGATGTAAGGAAGATTAGCCACAATGAGTTCAAAAAAATCTAAAGGAGGATCGTTTAACAAATCATCCTTATAAAAGTAAAGATTGGCTAAATCTTTCCCGTTTTTCCTCGCCACTTCAAGGGCTTCCTCACTGATGTCAGATCCATAAAAGGACCGATCGGGAAACAATTTTGCCAGCGTAACGACTATGGCTCCACTTCCAGTCCCTACATCGAGAATTGGACCTGGGATTCTAGAAAGTAAATTTATAGCCGCTTCAACGACGTATTCCGTTTCCGGCCTGGGAATAAGGACTGCCGGGCTGACCAGGATTTTTCCCCCATAAAAGGGGCTAAAGCCAAGGATATAATCGAGAGGCTCTCCTGTAGCCCTTCTTTCAATCCTTTTCCATAGGAGATCGGCAACCTCTGCCTCGATCAAAAGGGAAGGCAGGATATATAAAGAAAGCCTGTCCACATTGAGGGTCGCTGAAAAGATCAGTTCACAAGAGCTCCTGGGAGATTCAATATTTTTCTCTTGCAGGTATTTTAAAGCTTTTTTAAACAATAAGCGGCTTTCCACCATCTTTCACCGGCTTGAGCTGGCAATCTTCCTCGGCAAGCTCGCGTGCTATCCGCAATTCCATTTCCTTCTGCATAAGCTGATCGACGATGGGATCGATGTCCCCATCCATAAAAGACTGCAAGTTATAGAGAGTAATCGGTATTCTATGATCGGTAACCCGTCCCTGGGGAAAGTTGTAGGTCCTAATTTTTTCCGTTCGTTCTCCACTCCCGATCATGCTCTTTCTTTCTTGAGCCCGTTTTTGAGCTTCTTCTTCCTGTTTCCTGGCAAGGAGCCTCGCCTTAAGGATTTTGAGGGCCTTTTCTTTGTTTTTTATTTGTGATCTTTCATCTTGACATCTTACCATGATTCCAGAGGGGATATGGAAAACCTGAACGGCGGAATCGGTAGTATTGACTCCTTGACCGCCTGGTCCACTGGCCCGGCATACTTCTATCCTTAAGTCTTCGGCTTTAATATCCAGTTCCACTTCTTCTGTCTCCAGGAGAACGGCCACCGTTGCCGTCGAAGTATGGATTCTTCCTTGGGATTCCGTGGCTGGAACCCTTTGTACCCTATGAACCCCACTTTCAAATTTCATTTTTCTGAAAGCCTCCTTGCCTTGAACGGTAAAGATCACTTCTTTTAATCCTCCCAGCTCACTCGGATTGAAATGAAGCAATTCCTGTTTCCATCCCTTTTTTTCGGCATACTTACTATACATCCTATATAAATCCGCCGCAAAAAGAGCGGCTTCTTCTCCCCCAGTCCCTGCCCGTATTTCGATGATTACGTTTTTTGAACTTTTGTTTTCTTCGGGAGGGAAAAGTGACCCTAGAATGGCCATGGTCAGTTCTTGTATTTTATTGCTGAGCCTGGTTATTTCTTGCTGGGCGAGCTCTTGGATCTCGGGGTCCACTGTCTCCTTTGCTAAGCTTTCTACGGAGGACTTGGCATTCTCGATTTGTTTCAATTCCCCATAGAGATCAAGGGTTTCCTTGAGCCGGGTATGCTCTTTGGCTATTTCGATGGTTTTGGACGGATCGGTATAAAGCTCTTCTTTAGAAAGTTCGGTTTGAAGCTTGTCGAACTTCTTTTGGATTTTCTCAATATACCGGTCTAATTGCATGAATCTAAGTTGGAAAGAAAATCAATCGAGGAAGAGACAAAAAGAAAAGAACTAAAAGAAGAATTTACTTTGTCTTCTTCTTTTTATTGGACGATTCTCCGATGAAAGAAATCTTACCGAAGCGTCGAGCAAATTTCTCGACCCTACCCGCCGTATCGACGAATTTTTGCTGTCCCGTAAACAAAGGATGGCAGGAAGCGCATATGCCAATTCGAATGGATGGCTTTGTTGATTTTGTCGTATAAACGGCACCACAAGCACAACTGATTGTTGTTTCTTGATAATTGGGATGAATATCCTTTTTCATTATGGGTTAGACAATATAGCTATATTTTCTGATCATTCAAATCTTTTTATAATTATACAGGCATTATGCCCTCCAAAACCAAAGGAATTGTTCATGGCTATCTTGACTTTTTGTTCACGAGCTACATTAGGAACATAATCGAGATCACACTGCGGATCGGGTTCTTCCAAGTTGATCGTTGGAGGAATGATTCCTTCTTCTATGGTTTTTATACAGGCTATCAGTTCCACCGCCCCCGCCGCCCCCAAAAGATGACCGGTCATCGACTTTGTTGAACTTATCGGTATGCGATAGGCATGTTTACCCAGCGCTTGCTTAATGGCCATGGTTTCGCATACATCTCCTGGAATAGTGCTCGTGGCGTGGGCATTAATATAGTTAATTTCTTCGGGATTAATTTGGGCTTTTTTTATGGCCATGACCATTGCGCGGGTTGCACCTTCTCCGGAAGGATCCGGAGC is drawn from Methylacidiphilum infernorum V4 and contains these coding sequences:
- the prmC gene encoding peptide chain release factor N(5)-glutamine methyltransferase, whose product is MVESRLLFKKALKYLQEKNIESPRSSCELIFSATLNVDRLSLYILPSLLIEAEVADLLWKRIERRATGEPLDYILGFSPFYGGKILVSPAVLIPRPETEYVVEAAINLLSRIPGPILDVGTGSGAIVVTLAKLFPDRSFYGSDISEEALEVARKNGKDLANLYFYKDDLLNDPPLDFFELIVANLPYIPSETLPRLSAEIQFEPAIALDGGKEGLELIKKFIGQAKNRCRYCILEIGDGQFSKVSQFLHEQGFSIIEVKKDLSQMERVIVGRNCGKIHY
- the prfA gene encoding peptide chain release factor 1, translating into MQLDRYIEKIQKKFDKLQTELSKEELYTDPSKTIEIAKEHTRLKETLDLYGELKQIENAKSSVESLAKETVDPEIQELAQQEITRLSNKIQELTMAILGSLFPPEENKSSKNVIIEIRAGTGGEEAALFAADLYRMYSKYAEKKGWKQELLHFNPSELGGLKEVIFTVQGKEAFRKMKFESGVHRVQRVPATESQGRIHTSTATVAVLLETEEVELDIKAEDLRIEVCRASGPGGQGVNTTDSAVQVFHIPSGIMVRCQDERSQIKNKEKALKILKARLLARKQEEEAQKRAQERKSMIGSGERTEKIRTYNFPQGRVTDHRIPITLYNLQSFMDGDIDPIVDQLMQKEMELRIARELAEEDCQLKPVKDGGKPLIV
- the rpmE gene encoding 50S ribosomal protein L31 is translated as MKKDIHPNYQETTISCACGAVYTTKSTKPSIRIGICASCHPLFTGQQKFVDTAGRVEKFARRFGKISFIGESSNKKKKTK